AGGCGGCCGGGCTGCGGCAATGGGACCCTGGCCAGGGAACGGTCACCCGGAGGGCGGTACTTTTCCGGATACGTGCGGACGTGGTTGACGGTCACGCCTCGTGAAAGTAAGTTTCATCCGTGGCGAAGAGTCCGAAGATTTCTGCGAGTCACGAGCCCGGTGGACTGATCGTCCACATCAGTGGCCTGCTCCCGTCGCTGTCCCCGGCCGAGCAGCGGGTCGCCCGGCTGGTCGTCGCCGACCCGGCCGACGCCGCCCGGCGCACCATCACCGATCTCGCCACCGCCGCCGAGACCTCGGAGGCGACGGTCATCCGGTTCTGCCGGTCGGTCGGCATGGACGGCTACCCGCAGCTGCGGATCCGGCTCGCCGCCGAGGCGGCCCGCCGGATCGAGCCGCCGGACGCCCGGGTGGTCGGCGGCGACATCCCGCCCGGCGCCGACCTGGCCCAGATCATCGCGACCATCGCGTTCAACGACGCCCGGGCCGTCGAGGAGACGGCCGAGCAGCTCGACCCGGCCATCTGCGAGCAGGTCGTCGAGGCCATCGTGGGCGCCGGCCGGATCGACGTGTACGGCGCCGGCGCCAGCGGCTTCGTCGCCTCGGACTTCCAGCAGAAGCTGCACCGGATCGGCCGGATCGCCTTCTACTTCCCGGACGTGCACACCGCGCTGACATCGGCCGCGCTGCTCGGCCGGGGCGACGTCGCGGTCGGGATCTCGCACAC
Above is a genomic segment from Micromonospora sp. R77 containing:
- a CDS encoding MurR/RpiR family transcriptional regulator; amino-acid sequence: MAKSPKISASHEPGGLIVHISGLLPSLSPAEQRVARLVVADPADAARRTITDLATAAETSEATVIRFCRSVGMDGYPQLRIRLAAEAARRIEPPDARVVGGDIPPGADLAQIIATIAFNDARAVEETAEQLDPAICEQVVEAIVGAGRIDVYGAGASGFVASDFQQKLHRIGRIAFYFPDVHTALTSAALLGRGDVAVGISHTGTTSDVIEVLDQAKARGATTVALTNFPRSPITEVADFVLTTAARETTYRSGATASRLAQLTVVDCLFVGVAARNRARARKALEATAEAVTSHRVGPG